A stretch of Fibrobacter sp. UWR2 DNA encodes these proteins:
- the tet(Q) gene encoding tetracycline resistance ribosomal protection protein Tet(Q), producing the protein MNIINLGILAHVDAGKTSVTENLLFASGATEKCGRVDNGDTITDSMDIEKRRGITVRASTTSIIWNGVKCNIIDTPGHMDFIAEVERTFKMLDGAVLILSAKEGIQAQTKLLFSTLQKLQIPTIIFINKIDRAGVNLERLYMDIKTNLSQDVLFMQTVVDGSVYPVCSQTYIKEEYKEFVCNHDDDILERYLADSEISPADYWNTIIALVAKAKVYPVLHGSAMFNIGINELLDAISSFILPPASVSNRLSAYLYKIEHDPKGHKRSFLKIIDGSLRLRDVVRINDSEKFIKIKNLKTIYQGREINVDEVGANDIAIVEDIEDFRIGDYLGAKPCLIQGLSHQHPALKSSVRPNKPEERSKVISALNTLWIEDPSLSFSINSYSDELEISLYGLTQKEIIQTLLEERFSVKVHFDEIKTIYKERPIKKVNKIIQIEVPPNPYWATIGLTLEPLPLGAGLQIESDISYGYLNHSFQNAVFEGIRMSCQSGLHGWEVTDLKVTFTQAEYYSPVSTPADFRQLTPYVFRLALQQSGVDILEPMLCFELQIPQVASSKAITDLQKMMSEIEDISCNNEWCHIKGKVPLNTSKDYASEVSSYTKGLGIFMVKPCGYQITKDGYSDNIRMNEKDKLLFMFQKSMSLK; encoded by the coding sequence ATGAATATTATAAATTTAGGAATTCTTGCTCACGTTGATGCAGGAAAAACTTCCGTAACCGAGAATCTGCTGTTTGCCAGTGGAGCAACGGAAAAGTGCGGCCGTGTGGATAATGGTGACACCATAACGGACTCTATGGATATAGAGAAACGTAGAGGAATTACTGTCCGGGCTTCTACGACATCTATTATCTGGAATGGAGTGAAATGCAATATCATTGACACTCCGGGACACATGGATTTTATTGCGGAAGTGGAGCGGACATTCAAAATGCTTGATGGAGCAGTCCTCATCTTATCCGCAAAGGAAGGCATACAAGCGCAGACAAAGTTGCTGTTCAGTACTTTACAAAAGCTGCAAATCCCGACAATTATATTTATCAATAAGATTGACCGTGCCGGTGTGAATTTGGAGCGTTTGTATATGGATATAAAAACAAATCTGTCGCAAGATGTCCTGTTTATGCAAACTGTTGTCGATGGATCGGTTTATCCGGTTTGCTCCCAAACATATATAAAGGAAGAATACAAAGAATTTGTATGCAACCATGACGACGATATATTAGAACGATATTTGGCGGATAGCGAAATTTCACCGGCTGATTATTGGAATACGATAATCGCTCTTGTGGCAAAAGCCAAAGTCTATCCGGTGCTACATGGATCAGCAATGTTCAATATCGGTATCAATGAGTTGTTGGACGCCATTTCTTCTTTTATACTTCCTCCGGCATCAGTCTCAAACAGACTTTCAGCTTATCTCTATAAGATAGAGCATGACCCCAAAGGGCATAAAAGAAGTTTTCTTAAAATAATTGACGGAAGTCTGAGACTTCGAGACGTTGTAAGAATCAACGATTCGGAAAAATTCATCAAGATTAAAAATCTAAAGACTATTTATCAGGGCAGAGAGATAAATGTTGATGAAGTGGGTGCCAATGATATCGCGATTGTAGAAGATATAGAAGATTTTCGAATCGGAGATTATTTAGGTGCTAAACCTTGTTTGATTCAAGGATTATCTCATCAGCATCCCGCTCTCAAATCCTCCGTCCGGCCAAATAAGCCCGAAGAGAGAAGCAAGGTGATATCCGCTCTGAATACATTGTGGATTGAAGACCCGTCTTTGTCCTTTTCCATAAACTCATATAGTGATGAATTGGAAATCTCGTTATATGGTTTGACCCAAAAGGAAATCATACAGACATTGCTGGAAGAACGATTTTCCGTAAAGGTCCATTTTGATGAGATCAAGACTATCTACAAAGAACGACCTATAAAAAAGGTCAATAAGATTATTCAGATCGAAGTACCACCCAACCCTTACTGGGCCACAATAGGGCTGACTCTTGAACCCTTACCGTTAGGGGCAGGGTTGCAAATCGAAAGTGACATCTCCTATGGTTATCTGAACCATTCTTTTCAAAATGCCGTTTTTGAAGGGATTCGTATGTCTTGCCAATCTGGTTTACATGGATGGGAAGTGACAGATCTGAAAGTAACTTTTACTCAAGCCGAGTATTATAGCCCGGTAAGTACACCTGCTGATTTCAGACAGCTGACCCCTTATGTCTTCAGGCTGGCTTTGCAACAGTCAGGTGTGGACATTCTCGAACCGATGCTCTGTTTTGAGTTGCAGATACCCCAAGTAGCGAGTTCCAAAGCTATTACAGATTTGCAAAAAATGATGTCTGAGATTGAAGACATCAGTTGTAATAATGAGTGGTGTCATATTAAAGGGAAAGTTCCATTAAATACAAGTAAAGACTATGCCTCAGAAGTAAGTTCGTACACTAAGGGCTTAGGCATTTTTATGGTTAAGCCATGTGGGTATCAAATAACAAAAGACGGTTATTCTGATAATATCCGCATGAACGAAAAAGATAAACTTTTATTCATGTTCCAAAAATCAATGTCATTAAAATAA